A genomic segment from Dermacentor silvarum isolate Dsil-2018 chromosome 11, BIME_Dsil_1.4, whole genome shotgun sequence encodes:
- the LOC119433650 gene encoding uncharacterized protein LOC119433650 encodes MDQGCEGAKMKTAALGAFRFGKVCEKHFVKGSPSNSPRHPDYVPSLFVYTDEFKKKDAFHRYVRTAARMKQHSEHRRAVSEKQADLKQDSMANETSSKCDEDSVEMEQTDMSDSESTAGFTTSSQECEGVAALLMRRTTATAKEQLENVSTSSFNGLLAEHTAMKRIQELEVRCKRLQSQSFSVDTIHSTAFKFYTGLTSKAQFDALYGHLEANAQRMAYWVPQKNEQQQQIEKDRQLSKREELFMVLYRLRTGVCAREVARLFGISQSSLSRIFCSWINFLDKELYALTRMPSLAEVQRHMPEAFSDFPNTRVVLDCTEVRIQKSSKLKAQRQTFSTYKHFNTFKALVGVTPDGYVCFVPEIWGGHVSDTEIVERSGLLKRLQPGDGVMVDKGFRLDSIFPPTIQIYIPPFKKGNQLSASDVIATRKIAGARIHVERVIRRIKEFHFLDRPVPINMLDIAGKIFRTCALLSNLQPPIIAVNEQSSS; translated from the exons ATGGATCAGGGCTGTGAGGGCGCCAAAATGAAGACGGCAGCCCTGGGAGCCTTCAGGTTCGGCAAGGTGTGTGAAAAACACTTCGTGAAAG GATCGCCATCCAACTCGCCCAGGCACCCTGATTACGTGCCTTCTCTGTTTGTTTACACCGATGAGTTCAAGAAAAAGGACGCTTTTCATCGCTATGTACGCACGGCAGCGCGTATGAAACAACACAGTGAGCACCGACGAG CTGTTTCAGAGAAGCAGGCAGACCTAAAACAGGACTCAATGGCAAATGAGACGTCTTCAAAGT GTGATGAAGACTCTGTGGAGATGGAACAGACGGACATGTCAGATTCCGAGAGCACAGCAG GTTTCACTACTTCATCACAGGAGTGTGAAGGTGTAGCTGCATTGCTGATGCGTCGCACTACTGCCACAGCTAAGGAGCAACTAGAGAATGTCAGCACAAGCAGTTTCAACGGCCTGCTAGCAGAACATACTGCAATGAAGAGAATTCAAGAGCTCGAAGTCAGATGTAAAAGGCTGCAATCGCAAAGCTTTTCTGTGGACACAATTCATAGTACCGCATTTAAATTTTACACTGGACTTACGAGCAAAGCGCAGTTTGATGCTTTGTATGGACACCTCGAAGCGAATGCCCAGAGAATGGCGTACTGGGTTCCCCAAAAGAATGAGCAGCAACAGCAAATTGAAAAAGACAGGCAGCTTTCAAAGCGAGAAGAACTGTTCATGGTTTTGTACAGGCTACGAACGGGAGTTTGTGCAAGGGAAGTAGCCAGGTTGTTTGGCATATCACAATCTAGCCTGAGCCGCATTTTCTGTAGCTGGATTAACTTTTTAGATAAGGAGCTGTATGCCTTAACACGGATGCCATCTTTAGCTGAAGTACAACGACACATGCCAGAGGCATTTTCAGATTTTCCTAACACGAGAGTGGTTCTGGACTGCACTGAGGTCAGAATTCAGAAGTCCTCAAAGTTAAAAGCACAAAGGCAAACTTTTTCAACCTACAAGCATTTTAATACCTTCAAGGCACTTGTAGGTGTCACACCTGATGGTTATGTATGCTTTGTTCCCGAGATATGGGGCGGTCACGTTAGTGACACCGAAATAGTGGAGAGAAGTGGCCTCTTAAAACGCTTGCAACCGGGTGATGGTGTAATGGTAGACAAAGGCTTTCGCTTGGACAGCATTTTCCCCCCAACCATTCAGATCTATATCCCACCCTTCAAGAAAGGAAACCAGCTTTCTGCAAGTGATGTAATTGCTACTCGAAAGATTGCTGGAGCTAGAATACATGTTGAAAGGGTTATAAGGCGCATCAAGGAATTCCATTTTTTAGATAGGCCAGTGCCTATCAACATGTTAGACATCGCCGGCAAGATATTTAGGACCTGTGCCCTACTGTCTAATTTGCAGCCACCGATTATTGCCGTGAATGAGCAGAGTTCTAGTTGA